Proteins encoded by one window of Ulvibacter sp. MAR_2010_11:
- a CDS encoding lysophospholipid acyltransferase family protein, which yields MGLVNAKEVAKAINVDKFGFLGTSMGWILMKVLNISTMNKIYDRNKHLSNLEFINALLDEFEIKFEIPEEDLKRLPKTGAFITISNHPLGGIDGILLLKLLLEHRPDFKIIANFLLHRIEPLKPYVMPVNPFEDRKDVKSSLMGFKAAITHLRDGHPLGIFPAGEVSTYRDGKLVVDKPWEVAAMKLVKKAEVPVVPIYFHAKNSKFFYRLAKLSDTLRTAKLPSELLTQKERVIKVRIGNPISAEDQREHESLDAFTEFLRKKTYVLANPFQKKTLLDNIPKNLKIPKPPKKIAGAISVEKMEAEMEALRVADKRLLISKNYEVFLAQADLIPNTLQEIGRLREITFREVGEGTNKATDLDKFDSYYHHMFLWDNDARKMAGAYRMGLGSMIFPRYGIDGFYLQDLFRFEPELYSMMSKSIEMGRAFIIKEYQLRPMPLFLLWKGIVHTTLRYPEHKFLIGGVSISNKFSEFSKSLMIEFMKSNYYDPYVAQYINPKKEFKVKLKDADKDFIFDESEADLNKFDKIIDEVEPGSLRLPVLIKKYIKQNAKVVAFNVDPLFNNAVDGLMYIRIADLPESTVKPVMEEFQAELEKRLEKGEKGEEE from the coding sequence ATGGGATTAGTGAATGCCAAAGAAGTAGCCAAGGCTATTAATGTCGATAAATTCGGCTTTTTAGGCACGTCCATGGGATGGATTTTAATGAAGGTGTTAAATATTTCTACCATGAATAAAATTTATGATAGAAACAAGCACCTTAGTAATCTCGAGTTTATCAATGCGCTACTTGATGAATTTGAAATTAAATTTGAAATTCCCGAAGAAGATTTAAAGCGCCTTCCAAAAACAGGAGCGTTTATAACCATTTCCAATCATCCTCTGGGCGGCATTGACGGAATTTTACTTCTGAAACTACTGCTTGAACATCGTCCCGATTTTAAGATAATCGCCAATTTCCTGTTACATCGCATCGAACCTTTAAAACCCTATGTGATGCCGGTAAATCCGTTTGAAGACAGAAAAGACGTTAAAAGTAGTTTGATGGGTTTTAAGGCAGCGATTACACATTTAAGGGATGGTCATCCTTTGGGTATTTTCCCGGCCGGCGAAGTTTCGACCTATAGAGATGGCAAGTTGGTGGTAGACAAACCCTGGGAAGTTGCAGCCATGAAGCTTGTAAAGAAGGCTGAAGTGCCTGTGGTTCCAATTTATTTTCACGCCAAAAACAGTAAATTCTTTTACAGGTTGGCAAAATTGAGTGATACGTTGCGCACTGCGAAACTGCCTTCCGAATTGTTAACACAGAAAGAGCGCGTAATAAAAGTGCGTATTGGGAATCCTATTTCGGCAGAAGACCAAAGAGAACACGAAAGCCTGGATGCGTTTACTGAATTTCTTAGAAAGAAAACTTATGTGCTGGCGAATCCTTTTCAGAAGAAAACATTGTTGGATAACATTCCGAAGAATTTAAAAATACCGAAGCCTCCCAAGAAAATTGCCGGTGCAATTTCGGTAGAAAAAATGGAAGCCGAAATGGAAGCATTGCGCGTTGCCGACAAACGCCTGCTTATAAGCAAGAATTATGAAGTCTTTTTGGCCCAGGCAGACCTTATCCCTAACACCTTACAGGAAATTGGAAGGTTGCGTGAGATTACGTTTCGGGAAGTGGGTGAAGGAACCAATAAGGCAACCGACCTCGATAAATTTGACAGTTATTACCACCATATGTTTTTGTGGGATAACGACGCCCGAAAAATGGCAGGTGCCTATAGAATGGGATTGGGTTCCATGATATTTCCCAGATACGGAATCGACGGCTTTTATTTACAGGACCTGTTCCGTTTTGAGCCCGAATTGTATTCCATGATGAGTAAATCCATCGAAATGGGACGCGCCTTTATTATAAAGGAATATCAGCTTCGCCCGATGCCGCTGTTTTTACTTTGGAAAGGAATTGTACACACTACGTTGCGCTATCCTGAACACAAATTTTTGATAGGTGGGGTGAGTATTAGCAATAAATTCTCTGAATTCTCCAAATCGTTGATGATTGAGTTTATGAAATCCAATTATTACGATCCGTATGTCGCGCAATATATCAATCCGAAGAAAGAGTTTAAGGTAAAACTGAAGGATGCCGATAAGGATTTTATCTTTGATGAAAGTGAGGCAGATCTCAATAAATTCGACAAGATTATCGATGAGGTGGAGCCCGGCAGCTTACGACTTCCGGTTTTAATAAAAAAATACATCAAACAAAATGCAAAGGTAGTTGCGTTTAATGTAGACCCTCTGTTTAACAATGCGGTGGATGGGTTGATGTATATTCGAATCGCCGATCTTCCCGAAAGTACTGTAAAACCGGTTATGGAAGAATTTCAAGCCGAACTGGAAAAGCGTCTCGAGAAAGGGGAAAAAGGAGAGGAGGAATAG